A genomic window from Terrisporobacter glycolicus ATCC 14880 = DSM 1288 includes:
- a CDS encoding PqqD family protein: MKIKKEFCMRNICGENTLVPIGETALSFKGIIKVNNIGSFIWNNLESAKNEDEIVFKVMDKYSLELNEARTNVDDFIKYLKNVNII; encoded by the coding sequence ATGAAAATAAAAAAAGAGTTTTGTATGAGAAATATTTGTGGGGAAAATACCTTAGTTCCAATAGGAGAAACAGCATTATCTTTTAAAGGAATAATAAAGGTTAATAATATAGGAAGTTTTATTTGGAATAATCTTGAAAGTGCAAAAAATGAAGATGAAATCGTTTTTAAGGTTATGGATAAATATAGTTTAGAGCTGAATGAAGCAAGAACTAACGTTGACGATTTTATTAAATATTTAAAGAATGTAAATATAATATAA
- a CDS encoding EAL domain-containing protein, whose amino-acid sequence MKKSYKSIILIGIIFIILCIYLYIRYSDLNHVNDSRIIKVGVYEYEPCYYIGKNQKVKGYYDDVIKIINRYDEYTYEYEISSFKNTMEKLECGKVDIVVGLNKTDDRMDKIVYSDKSIGVQRYGIFSNNSEVMYVNLENMENLKLGVIKNENNGEYIKDLFKNKNIDVNTIEFYEQGDMINSFKRRDLDLSIQPINKQNYGKLVYEFSTGPVYIGASKKNKDIIIHINEIVENNKEDILKDLEKSYNKYFKIKENSKIFRHIISTMLIISIIFVLSNFRKIKSISIKIKIKYRIKNDKYILYYQSIFDPNVEKIVGFEALIRQKCKNGRVLSPNSFLDEVESNNMLHKLSLWVLENVMKDYKKIHEKYRLESGKYISVNISVNELINDDFIKKSIELMEKYNLSRNSICFEIIERVKSESISKLSTCIEKLKDVGYLIAIDDFGMEHSNLDLLGKIEFDIIKLDRYFIYTISKKYLKEEIIKFLSAVSKRADSVLVVEGVETEEQINLIKSIDNDKIYVQGYYYSKPSPI is encoded by the coding sequence ATGAAAAAATCTTATAAGTCAATCATACTCATAGGAATTATATTTATAATATTATGCATTTACCTTTATATTAGATATAGCGATTTAAATCATGTAAATGACTCAAGAATCATAAAAGTTGGTGTTTATGAATATGAACCTTGTTATTATATTGGTAAAAATCAAAAAGTAAAAGGCTACTATGATGATGTAATTAAAATAATAAATAGATATGATGAATATACTTACGAATATGAAATTTCATCATTTAAAAATACTATGGAAAAGTTAGAATGCGGTAAAGTGGATATTGTTGTTGGTTTAAATAAAACTGACGATAGAATGGATAAAATTGTGTATTCAGATAAATCTATAGGTGTTCAACGATATGGAATATTTTCTAATAATAGTGAAGTTATGTATGTAAATTTAGAGAATATGGAAAATTTAAAACTAGGTGTTATTAAAAATGAAAATAATGGAGAATACATAAAAGATTTATTTAAAAATAAAAATATTGATGTTAATACTATTGAATTTTATGAACAAGGGGATATGATAAATTCATTTAAGAGAAGAGATCTGGATTTGTCTATACAACCTATAAATAAACAGAATTATGGAAAACTAGTATATGAGTTTTCGACAGGGCCTGTTTATATAGGAGCTAGTAAGAAAAATAAAGATATTATTATTCATATTAATGAAATTGTAGAAAATAACAAAGAAGATATTTTAAAGGACTTAGAAAAGTCTTATAATAAATATTTTAAAATAAAAGAAAATAGCAAGATATTTAGGCATATCATATCAACTATGCTTATTATATCTATAATATTTGTTTTATCTAATTTTAGAAAAATAAAATCAATAAGTATAAAAATAAAAATAAAATATAGAATAAAAAATGATAAATATATACTTTACTATCAGTCCATATTTGATCCTAATGTGGAAAAAATAGTTGGATTTGAAGCTCTAATAAGACAAAAATGTAAAAATGGAAGAGTATTATCACCAAATTCGTTTTTAGATGAAGTAGAGTCTAATAATATGTTGCATAAATTATCTTTATGGGTTTTAGAAAATGTAATGAAAGATTATAAAAAAATACATGAAAAATATAGATTGGAAAGCGGCAAATATATTTCCGTAAATATTTCAGTTAATGAGCTTATTAATGATGATTTTATTAAAAAATCTATTGAATTAATGGAAAAATACAATCTATCAAGAAATTCAATTTGTTTTGAAATCATAGAAAGAGTAAAATCAGAAAGTATTAGTAAACTGTCTACATGTATAGAAAAATTAAAAGATGTAGGCTATTTAATAGCGATAGATGATTTTGGCATGGAACACTCTAATTTAGATTTACTTGGAAAAATTGAATTTGATATTATCAAATTAGACAGATATTTTATATACACTATATCTAAGAAATATCTTAAGGAAGAAATTATAAAGTTTTTATCAGCAGTATCAAAAAGAGCAGACAGTGTATTAGTTGTGGAAGGTGTAGAAACTGAAGAGCAAATTAATCTTATAAAAAGCATTGATAATGATAAAATATATGTGCAGGGGTATTACTATAGCAAACCATCTCCTATATAG
- the yjeM gene encoding glutamate/gamma-aminobutyrate family transporter YjeM, with translation MSKETKKLTLVPLVLMIFTSVFGFANMPKAFFLMGYSAIPWYVISAVLFFIPYAFMMAEYGSAFKKESGGMYSWMEKSVGGKYAFIGTFMWYASYMIWMVNVSSTIWIPLSNAIFGKDMTSSWSLFGLGSVQTLGILAAIWIVIVTFIATKGVEKISKITSVGGTAVTILNIVLLGGGIVVVLMNGGLAEPINNIAQSFTTSPNPEYSTPIAILSFLTFAVFAFGGLEVLGGLVDQTENAEKTFPKGLAISAVVISLGYALGIFACGMFANWSEVMSGSNVNLANVTYILMSNLGFKIGVGMGLSQAAALTVGAWTARFVGLSMFLALTGAFFTLTYSPLKTLIQGAPKEVWPGKLGEIKNGMPINAMIVQAIIVIVMILIVAFGGDDAKEFVALLTLMTNVAMTIPYMFLSAAFPKFKKKQLNGELERPFVVYKSYGLAIAAATMVTAIIGFANVFTIIEPVITSTEGLVKTLTMIGGPLLFSVVGYLLYARYEKKYIKNKNNTNKVA, from the coding sequence ATGTCAAAAGAAACAAAAAAACTTACATTAGTACCTCTTGTACTTATGATATTCACATCGGTATTTGGATTTGCTAATATGCCTAAGGCATTTTTCTTAATGGGTTATTCAGCTATTCCATGGTATGTAATAAGTGCGGTACTATTTTTTATTCCATATGCTTTTATGATGGCAGAGTATGGTTCGGCTTTCAAGAAAGAAAGTGGTGGAATGTACTCATGGATGGAAAAATCAGTTGGTGGTAAATACGCATTTATAGGTACTTTTATGTGGTACGCTTCATATATGATTTGGATGGTAAACGTTTCATCAACTATATGGATACCATTATCAAACGCAATATTTGGTAAGGATATGACTAGTAGCTGGAGCTTATTTGGTCTAGGATCAGTACAAACATTAGGAATATTAGCAGCGATATGGATAGTTATTGTTACTTTTATAGCTACAAAAGGTGTAGAAAAAATAAGTAAAATAACTTCTGTAGGAGGAACTGCTGTAACAATACTTAACATAGTATTACTAGGCGGGGGTATTGTAGTAGTTTTAATGAATGGTGGTTTAGCAGAGCCAATAAATAATATAGCTCAAAGCTTTACAACTTCACCAAATCCAGAGTATTCAACTCCAATAGCAATATTATCATTCTTAACATTTGCAGTTTTTGCATTTGGTGGCTTAGAAGTTCTTGGAGGGTTAGTAGACCAAACAGAAAATGCTGAAAAGACTTTCCCAAAAGGTTTGGCTATATCAGCAGTGGTAATATCTTTAGGATATGCATTAGGAATATTTGCATGCGGTATGTTTGCCAACTGGTCAGAAGTAATGAGTGGTAGTAACGTAAACTTAGCAAATGTTACATATATATTAATGAGTAACTTAGGATTTAAAATAGGTGTTGGAATGGGGCTTTCTCAAGCAGCGGCATTAACAGTTGGAGCATGGACAGCAAGATTTGTTGGTCTTTCAATGTTCTTAGCTTTAACAGGAGCTTTCTTTACATTAACTTATTCACCACTTAAAACTCTTATCCAAGGTGCTCCAAAAGAAGTATGGCCTGGAAAACTTGGAGAAATAAAAAATGGAATGCCAATAAACGCTATGATAGTTCAAGCGATAATAGTAATAGTTATGATATTAATAGTTGCATTTGGTGGGGATGACGCAAAAGAATTCGTTGCTCTTCTTACATTAATGACTAACGTAGCAATGACTATACCATATATGTTCTTATCAGCAGCATTCCCTAAATTTAAAAAAAAGCAACTAAATGGGGAATTAGAAAGACCATTTGTTGTTTATAAATCTTATGGTTTAGCTATAGCAGCAGCAACAATGGTAACTGCTATAATTGGATTTGCAAATGTATTTACAATAATTGAGCCGGTAATAACTAGTACAGAAGGTTTAGTTAAGACACTTACAATGATAGGTGGACCATTACTATTCTCTGTAGTAGGGTATTTATTATATGCTAGATATGAAAAGAAATATATTAAAAATAAAAATAATACAAATAAAGTGGCATAA